Proteins found in one Cheilinus undulatus linkage group 9, ASM1832078v1, whole genome shotgun sequence genomic segment:
- the myod1 gene encoding myoblast determination protein 1 homolog, whose amino-acid sequence MELSDISFPLPAADDFYDDPCFNTSDMHFFEDLDPRLVHVSLLKPDDSSSSSSPSPSSSSSSSPSSLLHLHQHAEVEDDEHVRAPSGHHAAGRCLLWACKACKRKTTNADRRKAATMRERRRLSKVNDAFETLKRCTTANPNQRLPKVEILRNAISYIESLQALLRGGHEDGFYPVLEHYSGDSDASSPRSNCSDGMADFNGPSCQTNRRGSYDSSSYFNETPNGGLKSERSSVVSSLDCLSSIVERISTDNSSLLPPADGPGSPPTEPAAEAAAPGSVQIPSPTASQDPNIIYQVL is encoded by the exons ATGGAGCTGTCGGATATCTCTTTCCCCCTCCCAGCAGCAGATGATTTCTATGACGACCCCTGCTTCAACACCAGCGACATGCACTTCTTCGAGgacctggaccccaggttggtcCACGTGAGCCTCCTGAAGCCGGACgactcctcctcttcatcctcgcCCTCTccgtcctcctcctcttcctcctctccatcctccctcctccacctccatcaGCACGCCGAGGTGGAGGACGACGAGCACGTCCGCGCTCCCAGCGGCCACCACGCGGCGGGCCGCTGCCTGCTGTGGGCCTGCAAGGCCTGTAAGAGGAAAACCACCAACGCGGACCGGAGGAAGGCGGCCACGATGCGCGAGAGGCGGCGGCTCAGCAAGGTCAACGACGCCTTCGAGACCCTGAAGCGCTGCACCACCGCCAACCCCAACCAGAGGCTGCCCAAGGTGGAGATCCTCCGCAACGCCATCAGCTACATCGAGTCTCTGCAGGCGCTGCTGAGAGGAGGCCACGAGGACGGGTTCTACCCGGTCCTGGAGCACTACAGCGGGGACTCGGACGCCTCCAGTCCCCGGTCCAACTGCTCCGACGGCATG gCGGATTTTAACGGACCGAGCTGTCAGACAAACAGAAGAGGAAGCTACGACAGCAGCTCTTATTTCAACGAGACTCCAAACG GCGGTCTGAAGAGCGAGAGGAGCTCGGTGGTCTCCAGCCTCGACTGTCTGTCCAGCATTGTCGAGCGGATCTCCACCGACAACAGCAGCCTCCTGCCCCCCGCCGACGGCCCCGGGTCCCCGCCCACAGAGCCCGCCGCGGAGGCAGCGGCCCCCGGCTCCGTCCAGATCCCCTCCCCGACCGCCAGCCAGGACCCCAACATCATCTACCAAGTCCTATAG